The following proteins are co-located in the Carassius gibelio isolate Cgi1373 ecotype wild population from Czech Republic chromosome A21, carGib1.2-hapl.c, whole genome shotgun sequence genome:
- the haus1 gene encoding HAUS augmin-like complex subunit 1, giving the protein MCEKSKIVSQWLRKVFGQQPVPEFEVNTRTVEILYELAESSEMRCRETELLIKDHEQKTEEYASDGTHLQEVLLQAVGLQAGGLSKPTVDLLSALEGTAEVLKLRDTSLGSYMPAINKLTNDVLEAEKTDRRLQRELTAVRTKMTAAVVLRKKLQDDLMKITHTQQVEAATAEERLLNMDFMKNKSRDLVCRNKIAQEKLEARQMEDSLTHQAILQLSEKIAALKDESLPLKKKLEPYSDLSPSPALARVKIEEAKRELAALDAQLEQKVDFMNALF; this is encoded by the exons ATGTGCGAGAAGAGCAAAATC GTGAGCCAGTGGCTCAGAAAGGTGTTCGGGCAGCAGCCGGTGCCGGAGTTTGAAGTGAACACACGCACAGTGGAGATTCTGTATGAGTTGGCCGAGAGCAGTGAGATGAGATGCAGAGAGACTGAGCTGCTCATCAAAGACCACGAGCAGAAAACAGAAGAGTATGCCAGTGATG GAACTCATCTCCAAGAAGTGCTTCTCCAGGCAGTAGGACTTCAGGCTGGAGGACTTTCCAAACCCACAGTTGACCTGCTGTCGGCACTCGAGGGAACCGCTGAGGTGCTTAAACTCAGAGACACATCACTTGGGAG CTATATGCCTGcaatcaataaactgaccaatGACGTGCTGGAGGCAGAGAAAACGGACCGGAGGCTGCAGCGGGAACTTACTGCTGTTAGAACGAAAATGACTGCTGCAGTTGTTCTTCGGAAAAAACTTCAGGa TGATCTGAtgaagatcacacacacacagcaggtggAAGCAGCGACTGCGGAGGAGAGGCTTCTCAACATGGACTTCATGAAGAACAAATCCAGAGATCTCGTGTGCAGGAATAAGATTGCGCAG GAAAAGCTGGAGGCACGGCAGATGGAGGATTCTCTTACCCATCAGGCCATCCTGCAGTTATCAGAG AAAATCGCAGCTCTGAAAGACGAATCACTACCTTTGAAGAAGAAACTAGAGCCATATAGTGACTTGAGCCCT agtcCAGCTCTTGCACGGGTGAAAATCGAGGAGGCAAAACGAGAGCTg gctgCCCTGGATGCCCAGCTGGAGCAGAAAGTAGACTTCATGAacgctttattttaa